One Ethanoligenens harbinense YUAN-3 genomic window carries:
- a CDS encoding restriction endonuclease subunit S, whose translation MSTTSVWKTEPLRNVVSYITKGVPPVYAPYESETTVRVLNQKCNRNFSISYTESRLHDLSKRNVPYGKYLCDNDILINSTGTGTAGRVAQLYCVPCPTIVDGHMIIVRAINDIVPRYLGYAMKAHQAEILQLDEGSTGQTELNRERLLSEIEISYPVSLDEQLNIVGILSALDAQISENTKINHHLAA comes from the coding sequence ATGAGTACGACCTCTGTGTGGAAAACCGAACCCCTTCGTAACGTTGTTAGCTATATTACTAAAGGCGTCCCTCCCGTTTATGCACCATATGAAAGCGAAACGACGGTGAGGGTTCTTAACCAAAAATGCAATCGCAATTTTTCAATAAGCTACACAGAATCGCGGCTGCACGATCTTTCAAAGCGAAACGTACCATATGGAAAATATCTATGTGATAACGATATTTTGATTAACTCAACGGGCACCGGAACGGCAGGGCGTGTTGCCCAATTGTATTGCGTTCCTTGTCCGACAATTGTTGATGGTCATATGATAATCGTGCGCGCAATAAATGACATAGTGCCGCGATATCTCGGCTATGCGATGAAAGCTCATCAAGCTGAGATATTGCAACTGGACGAAGGCTCTACGGGGCAAACCGAGCTTAATCGCGAACGGTTACTTTCAGAAATTGAAATATCGTACCCCGTTTCGCTTGATGAACAGCTTAATATTGTCGGCATACTATCGGCCCTCGATGCACAGATTTCCGAAAACACAAAGATAAATCATCATTTAGCGGCCTAA
- a CDS encoding restriction endonuclease subunit S, translated as MAQAIFKSWFVDFEPSRPFTEVVQVLSGGTPKTGTETFWNGVIPFFTPKDASGIFTLTTEKTLTKVGLSNCNSRLYPVNTVFLTARGTVGKLALAGRPMAMNQSCYALVGTEGLGQHYVYHLAQHVVESLKHKATGAVFDAIVTRDFESEIVPDITTAEARSFEEKVAPIYEIILNNSNENIRLAELRDSLLPRLMSGELSVADLGR; from the coding sequence ATGGCACAGGCCATTTTCAAGTCATGGTTTGTGGATTTCGAGCCATCGAGGCCCTTTACTGAGGTTGTTCAGGTTTTGAGTGGCGGAACGCCTAAAACAGGAACAGAAACGTTTTGGAATGGTGTGATTCCATTCTTTACGCCCAAAGACGCCTCTGGCATCTTTACGCTGACCACGGAAAAGACGCTTACAAAAGTAGGCCTTTCCAACTGCAACAGTCGGCTTTATCCCGTCAACACAGTCTTTTTGACTGCCAGAGGTACTGTCGGAAAGCTCGCTCTTGCTGGTCGCCCTATGGCAATGAACCAATCGTGTTATGCCCTTGTCGGGACTGAAGGTTTGGGACAACATTATGTTTATCATCTCGCTCAGCACGTCGTGGAAAGCCTTAAACACAAAGCCACCGGAGCAGTTTTCGACGCAATCGTCACAAGAGATTTTGAAAGTGAGATTGTGCCGGATATAACTACCGCTGAAGCCCGTTCATTTGAGGAAAAAGTCGCTCCTATTTACGAAATCATCCTTAACAACTCGAATGAGAACATACGACTCGCTGAATTACGAGATTCTCTCTTACCCCGCCTAATGTCCGGCGAGCTATCTGTTGCCGATTTAGGCCGCTAA
- the xerA gene encoding site-specific tyrosine recombinase/integron integrase yields MKDKLITEIQTYMSRMLSVAQVEELRRVLTHCFHNVEIVEKKSTEKEDITGNPKLLEIFISAKRVEGCSEKSLKYYDATIRHMIVDIAKPVREIDTGDLRIYLANYQKLRNSSKVTIDNMRRIFSSFFGWLEDEDYILKSPVRRIHKIKTEKTIKDTFSDEGLEKLRDACDELRDLAMVDLLASTGMRVGELVQLNREDMNFHERECLVLGKGGKERMVYFDARTKIHLRNYLDSRSDDNPALFVSLTSPHERLLIGGVETRIREIGKNAALQKVHPHKFRRTLATRAIDKGMPIEQVQRLLGHVKIDTTMHYAMVNQENVKNSHRKFIG; encoded by the coding sequence ATGAAGGATAAACTGATAACGGAAATTCAGACGTATATGTCTCGAATGTTATCTGTAGCGCAGGTGGAGGAATTGCGGCGAGTATTGACGCACTGTTTCCATAATGTAGAAATTGTAGAGAAGAAATCCACCGAAAAAGAAGACATTACAGGCAATCCAAAATTACTTGAGATTTTTATCTCGGCAAAACGTGTGGAAGGGTGCTCTGAAAAATCGCTTAAATATTACGATGCGACCATTCGGCACATGATCGTTGATATTGCAAAACCAGTGAGAGAAATTGACACCGGCGATTTGCGTATCTATCTTGCGAACTACCAAAAGTTAAGGAATTCCAGCAAAGTAACCATAGATAATATGCGGCGTATCTTTTCCAGCTTTTTTGGATGGTTGGAAGATGAAGATTACATACTGAAAAGCCCGGTTCGCCGTATTCATAAAATTAAGACAGAGAAAACAATCAAAGATACATTTTCGGATGAAGGATTGGAAAAACTTAGGGATGCTTGTGATGAACTTCGCGATTTGGCCATGGTTGACCTGCTTGCCTCGACGGGCATGCGTGTCGGCGAACTGGTACAGTTAAACCGCGAAGACATGAACTTCCACGAGCGCGAATGTTTGGTACTGGGGAAGGGCGGAAAGGAGCGAATGGTCTATTTTGATGCCCGCACCAAGATTCATTTGCGTAATTATCTGGACAGCCGGAGCGACGATAACCCGGCGCTGTTTGTATCACTTACAAGTCCGCACGAAAGATTGTTGATAGGTGGCGTGGAAACACGCATTCGTGAAATTGGCAAAAATGCCGCATTGCAGAAGGTTCATCCGCACAAGTTCCGACGAACACTGGCCACGCGGGCTATCGACAAGGGTATGCCTATTGAGCAGGTGCAGCGCCTTCTCGGTCATGTTAAAATAGATACGACCATGCACTATGCAATGGTTAATCAAGAAAATGTAAAAAATTCTCACAGGAAATTTATTGGATGA
- a CDS encoding restriction endonuclease subunit S, which translates to MDQWKLVRAMDFIDFNPRESITKGVVAKKVAMEHLLPFTRDVSSYEFSPFHGGSKFRNGDTLMARITPCLENGKTALVNILDQGEVGFGSTEFIVMRARPGISDKDFIYYLAQSPILRDKAIKSMVGSSGRQRVQLSVLNDTKFYAPPLEEQIEIAGILRALDDKIANNTAINHHLAA; encoded by the coding sequence ATGGATCAATGGAAACTGGTACGGGCTATGGATTTTATTGACTTTAACCCGCGGGAAAGCATCACTAAAGGTGTAGTAGCCAAAAAAGTGGCAATGGAGCACCTGCTCCCCTTTACAAGAGATGTCTCTTCATATGAATTTTCTCCTTTTCACGGTGGCTCAAAATTTCGTAATGGTGATACACTGATGGCACGTATCACGCCGTGCCTTGAAAACGGAAAAACTGCCTTGGTTAATATTCTGGATCAGGGCGAAGTTGGATTCGGCTCGACGGAATTTATTGTGATGCGGGCAAGACCCGGAATCAGCGATAAGGATTTTATTTATTACTTAGCACAAAGTCCTATTCTGCGAGATAAGGCAATCAAATCAATGGTCGGTAGCTCGGGACGCCAGCGGGTACAGCTGAGTGTTTTGAATGACACAAAGTTTTATGCTCCACCGTTGGAGGAGCAAATTGAAATTGCAGGAATTCTGCGGGCGTTGGATGATAAAATTGCAAATAATACAGCGATAAATCATCATTTAGCGGCTTAA
- a CDS encoding restriction endonuclease subunit S has product MGPFGSNIKVETFVDSGVPIISGNHLRGLYLDELEYNFITEEHARRLSNSLVRAGDIIFTHAGNIGQVALIPDNCDYPYYVISQRQFYLRCDKKKALPEYINYFFHSRVGQGKLLANASQTGVPSIARPSSHLKGISVVLPPIEVQLDWFETVRPMLQILNGNNKENKRLVSLRNMLLPRLMSGELSVADLSR; this is encoded by the coding sequence ATGGGGCCTTTTGGCTCTAACATAAAGGTAGAGACCTTTGTAGATAGCGGTGTTCCAATTATTAGCGGCAATCACCTGCGAGGGCTTTATCTTGACGAACTGGAATATAACTTCATCACGGAGGAACACGCCCGACGGCTGTCGAACTCGCTTGTCCGTGCTGGAGACATTATATTCACCCATGCGGGCAACATTGGTCAGGTGGCATTGATTCCTGATAACTGCGACTACCCCTATTATGTCATTTCGCAACGCCAGTTTTATCTTCGCTGCGATAAGAAAAAGGCACTACCAGAGTACATAAACTACTTCTTTCACAGCCGCGTGGGGCAAGGAAAGCTGCTTGCTAATGCTTCTCAAACTGGCGTGCCCTCCATTGCCCGTCCGTCATCACACTTGAAAGGTATCTCAGTAGTTCTGCCGCCCATTGAGGTACAGTTAGACTGGTTCGAAACTGTACGTCCCATGTTGCAAATTCTTAATGGCAATAACAAGGAAAATAAAAGGCTTGTCTCTCTCCGCAACATGCTTTTACCCCGCCTGATGTCCGGCGAACTGTCAGTTGCCGATTTAAGCCGCTAA
- a CDS encoding type I restriction endonuclease subunit R, giving the protein MPYAEANFENAVMILLEELGYAKLYGPDVERDFHNPLYLDALTGQLPRINPMADRQAVEEALHKLTHIEHGTLLQKNKRFMDWLQNGIEVTYQKGGETKNELVRLIDYEHPEYNMFCAINQWTITEHETKRPDVAVFVNGLPLVVVELKTCMREDTDFSDGYRQIKNYMKEIPVLFQYNAFCIISDLIDSKVGTITSEFDRFVDWKTVNGDYEETQFARYDVLFRGMLEPRRFLDILRYFILFSQDIPEDHKILAGYHQYFAVRKAIESTRHAVETDGKGGVFWHTQGSGKSLSMVFYAALLQQALDSPTIIVITDRNDLDDQLYGQFSACKDFLRQTPEHAQSREHLKELLAGRRANGIFFTTMQKFEEAHEPLSERRNIIVMADEAHRSQYGLTERVKKDGTLVVGAARVIRDSLPDATFIGFTGTPISSKDRDTRAVFGDYIDIYDMTQAVEDGATRPVYYESRVMNLGLKEDVLRQIDTTYELLAQNANEQDIERSKKELGNLEAILSAPETIDTLCRDIIAHYEQNREHLLTGKAMIVAYSRSIAIDIYHKLLELRPGWQKKVKVVMTSGNNDPEEWRNIIGNKSYKRELARKFKDNDDSLKIAIVVDMWLTGFDVPSLATMYVYKPMSGHNLMQAIARVNRVFRDKEGGLVVDYIGIARALKRAMNDYTVRDRSNYGNLDIAKTALPKFEEKLRVCGELLYGFDYSAFLLETSNDRQRADLIAGCINFVLGKNADTQKTFATEALLLKQARTLCQSLLNREQRMESALFEAVRVALSRISGTQKLSLKEINDRINEMLQQSVHSEGVINLFGEQSAEFSLFDPAFLEEISRMKQKNLAAELLRKLLAEQISAYQHTNLVQAEKFSDRMQKLMNAYRNGQITNAEVIEELQKMAADIAKAHQTGASLGLSPEELAFYDAITRPEAVKDFYTNDQLLHMTKELADTLRRSRTVDWQKKESARAQMRVMVKRLLRKYKYPPDGMQDAIQTVLAQCELWTDEA; this is encoded by the coding sequence ATGCCTTATGCCGAAGCCAATTTTGAAAATGCCGTTATGATTTTACTGGAAGAGCTGGGGTACGCTAAGCTCTATGGCCCGGATGTAGAACGGGATTTTCATAACCCGCTTTACTTGGATGCGCTCACTGGACAGCTTCCCCGCATTAACCCGATGGCTGATCGGCAGGCGGTGGAAGAGGCCCTTCACAAGCTGACGCATATCGAGCATGGTACACTTCTACAGAAAAATAAGCGGTTTATGGATTGGCTGCAAAATGGCATAGAGGTTACTTACCAAAAGGGCGGAGAAACGAAAAACGAGCTTGTCCGTTTAATAGACTACGAACACCCGGAATACAATATGTTCTGCGCCATCAACCAGTGGACGATAACGGAACATGAGACGAAACGGCCAGATGTGGCGGTTTTTGTCAACGGCTTGCCTCTTGTGGTAGTGGAATTAAAAACCTGTATGCGCGAAGATACCGATTTTTCCGACGGCTACCGGCAGATCAAAAACTATATGAAAGAGATCCCGGTACTGTTTCAATATAACGCTTTCTGTATCATAAGCGACCTGATCGATTCCAAAGTGGGAACGATCACCTCGGAGTTTGACCGGTTTGTGGACTGGAAAACGGTGAACGGCGATTATGAAGAAACACAATTCGCCCGTTATGACGTGCTCTTTCGCGGAATGCTGGAGCCAAGGCGTTTTCTGGACATCCTGCGGTACTTTATTCTCTTTTCACAGGATATACCGGAAGATCACAAAATACTGGCAGGCTACCACCAGTATTTTGCAGTACGTAAAGCCATTGAATCAACTCGCCATGCGGTGGAGACTGACGGTAAGGGCGGCGTGTTCTGGCACACTCAGGGTAGCGGTAAAAGCCTTTCGATGGTGTTCTACGCCGCACTGCTCCAGCAGGCGCTGGACAGCCCCACCATTATTGTCATTACTGATCGAAACGATTTGGACGATCAACTCTATGGACAATTTTCTGCCTGCAAAGATTTTTTGCGCCAGACGCCGGAGCACGCTCAAAGCCGCGAACATTTGAAAGAACTGTTGGCCGGGCGGCGAGCCAACGGTATCTTTTTTACCACCATGCAGAAGTTTGAAGAGGCTCACGAACCGCTGAGTGAACGACGCAACATCATTGTGATGGCGGATGAAGCTCATCGCAGCCAATATGGCCTAACAGAGCGCGTGAAAAAGGATGGAACGTTAGTTGTCGGCGCAGCGCGCGTTATCCGCGATAGCTTGCCGGATGCAACGTTCATTGGGTTCACAGGTACGCCGATTTCTTCTAAAGATCGCGACACGCGTGCGGTTTTTGGCGATTACATTGATATTTATGATATGACGCAGGCTGTAGAAGATGGCGCGACGCGCCCTGTTTATTATGAAAGCCGCGTGATGAACCTCGGCCTGAAGGAGGATGTCCTTCGTCAAATTGATACGACCTATGAACTGCTGGCACAAAACGCAAACGAGCAGGACATTGAACGCAGTAAAAAAGAGTTGGGTAATCTGGAAGCCATCCTTTCTGCACCTGAAACCATTGATACGCTTTGCCGTGACATCATCGCACACTATGAGCAAAACCGCGAGCACTTGCTTACCGGCAAGGCGATGATCGTCGCCTATTCCCGCTCAATTGCCATTGATATCTATCATAAGCTATTGGAATTACGGCCGGGTTGGCAGAAAAAGGTCAAGGTGGTCATGACATCCGGAAATAACGACCCGGAAGAGTGGCGGAACATTATTGGCAATAAAAGCTATAAAAGAGAGCTGGCGCGCAAGTTTAAGGACAATGACGATTCGCTAAAAATTGCGATTGTGGTGGATATGTGGCTCACCGGATTCGATGTCCCCAGCCTTGCCACAATGTACGTCTACAAACCCATGAGTGGTCATAACCTGATGCAGGCCATTGCGCGTGTCAACCGCGTTTTTCGAGATAAAGAGGGCGGGCTCGTAGTCGATTATATTGGGATTGCCCGTGCACTCAAGCGGGCAATGAATGATTACACCGTGCGCGACCGCAGTAATTACGGCAACTTGGATATTGCCAAAACTGCGCTGCCAAAGTTCGAGGAAAAGCTGCGCGTTTGTGGAGAGCTGCTGTACGGGTTTGATTATTCTGCATTTCTGCTTGAGACGAGCAATGACCGCCAGCGCGCTGATCTGATTGCGGGCTGCATTAATTTTGTTTTGGGTAAGAACGCAGATACGCAAAAGACGTTTGCAACAGAAGCATTGCTACTCAAACAGGCGCGTACACTTTGCCAGAGCCTGCTGAATCGGGAGCAGCGCATGGAATCTGCGTTGTTTGAAGCTGTGCGCGTTGCGTTAAGTCGCATTTCCGGCACCCAAAAGTTGTCGCTGAAAGAGATCAACGACCGCATCAATGAGATGTTGCAACAAAGTGTGCATAGCGAGGGCGTTATCAATCTGTTTGGAGAGCAAAGCGCGGAATTTTCATTGTTTGATCCAGCTTTTTTGGAAGAAATCAGCCGAATGAAGCAGAAAAATTTGGCTGCGGAGCTCTTGCGCAAGCTACTGGCGGAGCAGATCTCCGCATATCAGCATACCAACTTGGTTCAGGCTGAAAAATTCTCTGACCGCATGCAGAAACTCATGAACGCCTATCGCAATGGACAAATTACCAATGCCGAAGTAATTGAAGAGTTACAAAAGATGGCAGCAGACATTGCAAAAGCGCACCAAACCGGCGCATCGCTGGGCCTATCGCCGGAGGAACTGGCATTCTACGACGCCATTACCCGTCCAGAAGCAGTAAAAGATTTTTATACCAACGACCAGTTGCTGCATATGACCAAAGAATTAGCAGATACACTGCGCCGCAGTCGAACCGTTGACTGGCAGAAAAAAGAGAGCGCCCGTGCCCAAATGCGTGTGATGGTTAAGCGTCTGTTACGCAAATATAAATATCCCCCCGATGGGATGCAGGATGCGATTCAGACTGTGCTGGCGCAGTGCGAGCTATGGACAGATGAAGCATAG
- a CDS encoding winged helix-turn-helix domain-containing protein, which produces MAVPKYNEFMKPLLVCLSDGETHKSKEIQQNLAEYFHLTDEDRQELLPGSGQLVYKNRIGWASTYLKKAGLISSPARSIMQITDTGRQVVRENPLAIDGHYLSKFDSFRAFSSPKPASSSQSDIVSNPPCDLATPETPEEQLKQDYEMVLSKLSDDLYEKVMTLSPEKFELLVIDLIRAVGYGYPDESSFRHTGKTGDGGVDGIVQEDKFGFNLIYIQCSFSR; this is translated from the coding sequence ATGGCCGTTCCAAAATATAATGAATTTATGAAGCCGTTGTTAGTCTGCTTGTCAGATGGAGAAACACATAAAAGCAAAGAAATTCAGCAGAATCTTGCTGAATACTTTCATCTTACTGATGAGGATCGGCAGGAGTTGTTGCCGGGAAGCGGCCAGTTAGTATATAAAAACAGGATTGGCTGGGCTTCTACCTATCTGAAAAAGGCAGGACTAATTTCCAGCCCCGCCCGTAGTATCATGCAAATAACTGATACGGGGCGGCAGGTTGTTCGTGAAAACCCATTAGCTATTGATGGGCATTACCTTTCCAAGTTTGATTCTTTTCGGGCTTTTTCTTCTCCGAAACCTGCTTCATCTTCACAATCGGACATTGTTTCCAATCCCCCCTGTGATCTTGCTACACCAGAGACGCCGGAAGAGCAGCTAAAGCAAGACTATGAGATGGTACTATCAAAGCTTTCAGATGATCTTTACGAAAAAGTGATGACCCTATCTCCAGAAAAATTCGAACTGCTTGTAATTGATTTAATTCGTGCGGTTGGATACGGATATCCGGATGAAAGCAGTTTTCGTCATACAGGCAAGACGGGGGATGGCGGTGTAGATGGTATCGTTCAGGAAGATAAATTTGGCTTTAACTTGATATACATTCAGTGTAGCTTTTCGCGCTAA
- a CDS encoding recombinase family protein: MLLGYARVSTGEQLLDRQIDALELAGVEKIYHEKVTGAKVDRPKLNELLNHLRSGDVIVVSDLTRLSRSTKDLFSIVDRIQLAGADIKSLKESWIDTTTPQGKLLFTIFAGISQFERDLISQRTREGIAAAASRGRHGGRPSKRNPKADTALKMYDSQEYTIPEICSATGLSKSTLYRYVASRNQLRD; encoded by the coding sequence ATGTTGTTGGGATATGCTCGGGTGAGTACGGGCGAACAGCTGCTGGATCGGCAAATTGACGCGTTAGAATTGGCCGGTGTTGAAAAAATTTATCATGAGAAAGTCACTGGTGCAAAGGTCGACCGGCCAAAATTAAATGAACTCTTGAATCATTTACGGTCAGGAGATGTAATCGTAGTTTCTGATCTTACACGATTGAGCCGGAGTACCAAAGATCTGTTTTCTATCGTGGATCGTATCCAATTGGCGGGCGCCGATATCAAAAGTTTAAAGGAATCATGGATCGATACAACCACGCCGCAGGGAAAACTGCTTTTTACTATTTTTGCGGGAATTTCGCAATTTGAGCGTGATCTTATTTCTCAACGGACGAGAGAAGGAATTGCGGCTGCTGCATCTCGTGGCCGGCATGGTGGCCGACCCTCAAAAAGAAATCCAAAAGCGGATACTGCGCTCAAAATGTACGATAGCCAGGAATACACAATCCCCGAAATTTGCAGTGCCACAGGGCTTTCCAAGAGCACTTTATACCGCTATGTGGCATCGCGGAACCAGTTGCGCGACTGA
- a CDS encoding C1 family peptidase, which translates to MPHKYTLKKDPEDARDFTFSSLAPVSILHDTDYTAKFPPIWDQGQLGSCQSHAIDAIDVYIKGYAFTPSHLFEYYNVRVIEGTVNQDAGGNLRDTCAALAKNGVCDATIWPYDISKFAIKPPQAAYNNANFDNDRIYTYYRVSGIDQIRQALSAGHTPLIGIRIYENFESQTTLSTGIIPAPRGALLGGHALVIVGHHDEPASGCKAKEFIQHVFFKKSTGNVKIRNSWGTGIGLGGSGYFQASYEVLEQLLMDTWVIVQ; encoded by the coding sequence ATGCCGCATAAATATACACTGAAAAAAGACCCCGAGGACGCGCGCGATTTTACCTTCTCTTCACTTGCGCCGGTCTCCATCCTGCACGACACCGACTACACCGCCAAATTTCCTCCCATTTGGGACCAGGGGCAGCTCGGAAGCTGCCAGAGTCACGCCATCGACGCCATCGATGTCTATATCAAGGGTTATGCGTTCACGCCCTCCCACCTGTTCGAGTATTATAATGTCCGCGTCATCGAGGGCACGGTCAATCAGGACGCCGGCGGCAACCTGCGCGACACCTGTGCGGCTCTGGCCAAAAATGGCGTGTGCGACGCGACCATTTGGCCGTATGACATCTCCAAGTTTGCCATAAAGCCCCCACAGGCGGCTTATAACAACGCCAATTTCGACAACGACAGAATCTACACCTACTACCGCGTATCCGGCATCGACCAGATCCGGCAGGCACTTTCCGCCGGGCACACGCCGCTCATCGGCATCCGGATATACGAAAATTTTGAGTCGCAAACCACGCTGAGCACCGGTATCATTCCCGCGCCGCGCGGCGCGCTCCTGGGCGGTCATGCACTGGTCATCGTCGGGCACCATGACGAGCCGGCAAGCGGTTGCAAGGCCAAAGAGTTCATTCAGCATGTTTTCTTTAAAAAATCCACGGGCAATGTCAAGATTCGCAACAGTTGGGGCACCGGCATCGGACTGGGCGGCAGCGGTTATTTCCAGGCGTCGTATGAGGTGCTGGAGCAGCTGCTTATGGATACGTGGGTGATCGTACAGTAG
- a CDS encoding glycoside hydrolase family 25 protein, with amino-acid sequence MTHIIKRAAVGALMVVLLSATVMAVTPPGGAVFYHGVDIYHGTSDNGQINWNRLAQTQNFVYIKTDEGISYVDRMWTVNRTAAAAHGMAWGPYHFLRLNSDPVEQADSFWARIRGTGYSLVPAVDVESYDGQQSAASMRQIIRVFITEFQRVSGITPVLYTYTAYANDILHGQFTDCPLWLADYRGYAGDVVGWGAWDAWQYSERGQIDAIANGKVDLDYATAEIFLAAPAAAIANRPVPAPSCEASDYYEVPSLPQAPNSRAGADFYIRDRDGARISSHQVDAGDPLIILSVDYATQLTEVLYPNYAADGWFHGYIVNDEAHLHNTGWRQWKNGRSDEPAYTVDGEYMGTLSPYEHATILKRCADGRTLLLYDTARGSETKSGYVRYPGK; translated from the coding sequence TTGACACATATCATCAAACGCGCCGCTGTAGGGGCTCTTATGGTGGTGCTTCTTTCGGCGACGGTGATGGCCGTAACGCCGCCGGGCGGCGCGGTGTTCTATCACGGCGTGGATATCTATCACGGAACAAGCGACAACGGACAGATCAATTGGAACAGACTGGCGCAAACACAGAATTTCGTCTACATAAAAACCGACGAAGGCATATCGTATGTGGACAGAATGTGGACGGTCAACCGCACCGCAGCAGCCGCTCACGGCATGGCATGGGGGCCGTATCACTTCCTGCGTCTTAACAGCGACCCCGTGGAACAGGCAGACAGTTTCTGGGCGCGCATCCGGGGCACCGGATATTCTCTTGTTCCTGCCGTAGATGTAGAAAGCTACGACGGACAACAGAGTGCCGCCTCCATGCGGCAGATCATCCGGGTATTCATCACGGAGTTTCAGCGCGTTTCCGGCATCACACCAGTGCTCTACACCTACACGGCCTACGCCAATGACATCCTGCACGGGCAGTTTACAGATTGTCCGCTGTGGCTGGCGGATTACCGGGGATATGCCGGAGATGTGGTCGGCTGGGGGGCATGGGATGCCTGGCAGTACAGCGAGCGGGGGCAGATAGACGCCATTGCCAACGGCAAAGTCGATCTGGACTATGCCACGGCGGAAATCTTCCTGGCTGCGCCGGCAGCCGCCATTGCCAACCGACCCGTGCCTGCGCCGTCCTGTGAAGCGTCGGACTACTACGAGGTTCCAAGCCTGCCACAGGCCCCCAACAGCCGTGCCGGGGCGGATTTCTACATCCGGGACCGGGATGGCGCACGCATCAGCAGCCACCAGGTAGACGCAGGTGACCCGCTCATCATCCTGTCGGTGGATTACGCCACGCAGCTCACCGAGGTGCTGTATCCCAACTACGCCGCCGACGGCTGGTTTCACGGCTATATCGTCAATGACGAGGCACACCTGCATAACACCGGCTGGCGCCAGTGGAAAAATGGCAGGTCGGACGAGCCCGCATATACTGTAGATGGCGAATATATGGGCACGCTCAGCCCATATGAACACGCCACGATCCTGAAACGCTGCGCAGACGGGCGCACACTTCTTCTGTACGACACCGCCCGCGGGAGCGAAACCAAAAGCGGATACGTTCGGTATCCCGGAAAATAA
- a CDS encoding gp53-like domain-containing protein translates to MANRTQFFSDGTTVYGASDFIAPMNALTTSGIIGGYQVTAPSSGMTVNVAAGSAILNGVLTTDDTTQAVPVPTNTGGNARTDAIVLQIDATAMTTTVVDVPGATTEAANQILLAVVTVPAGASSIVAGNIDGSGRVYAGLDNPFAAVASASLGSNGYVLLGNGLALQWGTLSLGAFPAYTDVSFPQAFSAVPFTIVATMEDSAPSAVSTAVWTAAKFTVIQADSVAHLMHWFAIGPMAVTRM, encoded by the coding sequence ATGGCAAACCGCACCCAATTTTTCAGCGACGGTACGACCGTCTACGGCGCGTCGGACTTCATCGCGCCAATGAACGCGCTCACCACCAGCGGCATTATCGGCGGCTATCAGGTCACGGCCCCGTCATCCGGCATGACAGTCAACGTCGCGGCGGGCAGCGCCATCCTGAATGGTGTGCTGACGACCGACGACACCACGCAGGCCGTTCCCGTTCCCACCAACACCGGCGGAAACGCACGCACCGACGCCATCGTGCTGCAAATCGACGCCACCGCCATGACCACGACCGTCGTCGATGTTCCCGGCGCCACCACGGAGGCAGCCAACCAGATTCTGCTGGCGGTCGTCACGGTGCCCGCCGGGGCAAGCAGCATCGTGGCCGGAAACATCGACGGCAGCGGGCGCGTTTACGCCGGGCTGGACAACCCCTTCGCGGCGGTAGCATCCGCTTCGCTGGGGTCCAACGGCTATGTGCTGCTGGGGAACGGTCTGGCACTGCAATGGGGCACACTCTCGCTTGGCGCTTTCCCCGCTTACACGGATGTATCTTTCCCGCAGGCATTTAGCGCCGTGCCGTTTACCATCGTGGCCACCATGGAGGACAGCGCGCCCTCCGCCGTGTCCACCGCCGTATGGACAGCGGCCAAATTTACTGTGATTCAGGCGGACAGCGTGGCGCATCTCATGCATTGGTTTGCCATCGGCCCGATGGCGGTGACAAGGATGTGA